A region of Sugiyamaella lignohabitans strain CBS 10342 chromosome A, complete sequence DNA encodes the following proteins:
- the TNA1 gene encoding Tna1p (High affinity nicotinic acid plasma membrane permease; responsible for uptake of low levels of nicotinic acid; expression of the gene increases in the absence of extracellular nicotinic acid or para-aminobenzoate (PABA); GO_component: GO:0016021 - integral component of membrane [Evidence IEA,IEA]; GO_component: GO:0016021 - integral component of membrane [Evidence ISM] [PMID 12192589]; GO_component: GO:0005887 - integral component of plasma membrane [Evidence ISS] [PMID 9678606]; GO_component: GO:0016020 - membrane [Evidence IEA,IEA]; GO_component: GO:0005739 - mitochondrion [Evidence IDA] [PMID 14576278]; GO_component: GO:0005739 - mitochondrion [Evidence IDA] [PMID 16823961]; GO_function: GO:0015663 - nicotinamide mononucleotide transmembrane transporter activity [Evidence IMP] [PMID 10869563]; GO_process: GO:0015890 - nicotinamide mononucleotide transport [Evidence IEP,IMP] [PMID 10869563]; GO_process: GO:0055085 - transmembrane transport [Evidence IEA]; GO_process: GO:0006810 - transport [Evidence IEA]), whose amino-acid sequence MVKQETSVVDIEQPQELELATTNVSHEKKGISVEVQEALDYEYTPEEEKRVVRKFDMNILIYLFFLYMLSFLDRGNIGNANTAGMSKDLNMSDSQYQWLLTIFYIFYICFEFMILCYKIFPPRLYVPTIVIGWGITSTCCAAAQKWEHLMGLRALLGIFEASFGPGAILYISFFYYRHEVAAKNAIFLSSAPLATTFSGALAYGITKHNLAIASWRVLFLVEGLPTIVVGAIGYYAIPNGPTTCRFLTEHEKRIAGARMAKQTGRVNMEKTLHFKEMLRAAIDIKVWIPMIMYFSINVPFSSLPVFTPAIIEGMGFTSVNSQGLSALPYIYTFLTMLGAAYLSDRIKRRGIVIAFLALHGAAGYLILALSTTVGARYFALFLAAGGIFPCIALVLSWQSNNQGTESQRATGFVLLQTLGQSGPLVGTRLFPSTDAPLYHKGFWVSFGFCCLLFACACTLMTHLYFENKKLDARYGPIEESDEVEVTSDAYNAEGEFNPRFRYIM is encoded by the coding sequence ATGGTGAAGCAAGAAACCAGTGTGGTTGACATCGAGCAACCCCAGGAGCTCGAGCTCGCTACTACTAATGTGTCTCATGAGAAAAAAGGCATCAGTGTCGAGGTTCAAGAGGCTCTTGATTATGAGTATActcctgaagaagagaagcgCGTTGTTCGCAAATTCGACATgaatattttaatttacCTGTTCTTCTTGTATATGCTCAGTTTCCTGGATAGAGGTAATATCGGTAATGCCAACACTGCTGGTATGAGCAAAGATTTGAATATGTCAGATAGCCAGTACCAATGGCTGTTGACTATTTTCTATATCTTTTACATCTGTTTCGAATTCATGATCCTGTGTTATAAAATCTTTCCTCCTCGTTTGTATGTTCCAACTATTGTCATTGGCTGGGGTATCACGTCCACATGTTGTGCAGCTGCTCAGAAATGGGAGCATTTGATGGGTCTTCGAGCTTTGTTAGGAATTTTCGAAGCTTCTTTTGGTCCTGGTGCCATTCTGTATATCTCGTTTTTCTACTATAGACATGAGGTTGCTGCTAAGAATGCCATTTTCCTGTCATCAGCACCTTTAGCTACTACCTTCTCTGGTGCTTTAGCTTATGGTATCACTAAACACAACTTGGCCATTGCCTCGTGGAGAGTTTTGTTCTTGGTCGAGGGTCTTCCTACTATTGTAGTTGGTGCCATTGGATACTATGCCATTCCTAACGGACCTACCACATGTAGATTCCTTACTGAGCATGAGAAGCGTATTGCCGGAGCCAGAATGGCTAAACAGACTGGTCGAGTCAATATGGAAAAGACTCTTCATTTCAAGGAAATGTTACGTGCTGCCATTGATATCAAGGTATGGATTCCTATGATCATGTACTTTTCCATCAATGTGCCGTTTTCGTCACTACCAGTTTTCACACCTGCTATTATTGAAGGTATGGGATTCACCTCTGTCAACAGTCAAGGACTGTCTGCACTTCCATACATCTATACCTTCCTGACCATGTTAGGAGCAGCATATTTGTCAGATAGAATCAAGAGAAGAGGAATTGTCATTGCATTCCTTGCCCTTCACGGTGCTGCTGGGTACCTAATTCTCGCTCTCAGCACCACTGTCGGAGCCCGATACTTTGCACTTTTCCTGGCCGCTGGCGGCATTTTCCCCTGTATTGCTCTCGTTTTGAGTTGGCAGTCGAATAACCAAGGCACCGAGTCACAACGAGCCACCGGATTCGTGCTTCTCCAGACCCTGGGACAATCCGGACCCCTCGTCGGCACACGACTTTTCCCCAGCACTGACGCTCCATTATACCACAAGGGATTCTGGGTGAGTTTCGGGTTCTGCTGCCTGCTCTTTGCCTGTGCTTGCACGCTCATGACCCACCTCTACTTcgagaacaagaaactcGACGCCCGCTACGGCCCCATCGAGGAGTCCGACGAGGTCGAGGTAACCTCGGACGCCTACAACGCCGAGGGCGAGTTCAATCCCCGCTTCCGATATATCATGTAA
- a CDS encoding Zinc transport protein zntB translates to MTVFVEYDTGDANLPNPSGHVNDLYEDISDSTETDSLTDDEESTFESRHPRSSWIFSNIASINPIHSFENRRNNVPPPVSLQHPKDDVPSHKSPIPVSPLSNTRPISDIILKQSIDDKGRQLPAVPPKSDGPQNARFDSQNIYTDTVRVKRRYSSHPGVTNAAKRKPGWEPGIDLDTTDIILESSGSIVTVVDYNSDRCRLARTEFYSNPRDTSSMDSCFYDKTHDVDLSLTKYLESRPKWSKVRWINVNGLSKTAIYTIGQHYKLHKLAIEDMVDIPQRTKVDEYPLHTFCCLPLHRLIPYKHLTGPRVRYNQFFNFFTKRFGGNNDNFAPQSATARFSTLAAVDSAKLAKSNINYKIKPHFDTLQSRLASTRNMKSMYQWSNPTQLQRSDYLESRRPLASRQKMVGVEQVSLYLTHEGTVISFFEGSGDEIEKPILERLESESTILRESADPSILFQAIIDAIVDLLHPIIAAYRSRLAELELAAILNPSMAHTRDLHLINADLTVLRNSITPVTSLINSLRDRAGNSRKKSDSDKGTSSATGVSSSCTTKPSRASSTRSDYSKISQEACVYLADVADHTLSYTQDLDVMRNNTKSMIDLIFNTISIQSSDAVKLLSLVTVIFLPLSFLTGYFGMNFTGFDALSNGVGYYWGIAVPSSASMTILLMYPWVRDNVRKIHQLIKRSRDHNRRKKQTRRKQKRRQVTVIESV, encoded by the coding sequence ATGACAGTTTTTGTAGAGTACGATACTGGGGATGCGAATCTGCCTAATCCGTCTGGTCATGTTAATGATCTATATGAAGACATATCCGACTCGACTGAAACTGACAGTTTgactgatgatgaggagaGCACATTCGAGTCACGGCATCCTCGGTCTTCATGGATTTTCAGTAACATCGCGTCAATTAACCCAATACATTCGTTTGAAAATCGTAGAAATAATGTACCTCCGCCAGTCAGCTTGCAACATCCTAAGGACGACGTGCCTTCCCACAAAAGTCCCATTCCCGTCTCCCCGCTTTCGAATACCCGCCCAATCAGTGACATAATTCTCAAGCAGTCAATTGATGATAAAGGCAGGCAGCTACCTGCAGTTCCACCGAAATCGGATGGCCCACAGAACGCCAGGTTTGATTCGCAGAATATTTATACGGATACTGTACGAGTCAAACGACGATATTCATCTCATCCTGGTGTTACAAATGCTGCTAAGCGTAAACCTGGTTGGGAACCTGGTATCGATCTAGATACAACGGATATTATACTTGAATCATCCGGTTCGATCGTGACTGTTGTAGATTACAATTCTGACAGATGTCGTCTTGCGAGAACAGAATTCTACAGCAATCCCAGAGATACTTCTAGCATGGACTCGTGTTTCTATGACAAGACTCACGATGTTGATTTGAGTTTAACCAAATATCTTGAATCCCGTCCTAAATGGTCCAAAGTGAGATGGATTAATGTGAATGGTCTCTCCAAAACAGCAATCTATACAATTGGCCAACATTATAAGCTCCACAAGCTGGCGATTGAAGATATGGTAGATATTCCACAACGTACCAAGGTGGATGAGTACCCTCTTCATACTTTCTGCTGTTTACCTCTGCACAGGCTAATCCCGTATAAACATCTGACGGGGCCAAGAGTGAGATATAAtcaatttttcaattttttcaCAAAGCGGTTTGGGGGCAATAACGACAATTTTGCACCACAGTCTGCAACAGCCAGGTTTTCAACTCTGGCCGCGGTCGATTCAGCAAAGCTTGCAAAGTCTAATATTAACTATAAGATTAAACCCCATTTTGATACTCTTCAATCGAGACTAGCTTCAACGAGAAATATGAAATCCATGTATCAATGGAGTAATCCGACTCAACTTCAGCGATCTGATTATTTAGAGTCACGACGCCCTCTAGCTAGCCGCCAGAAAATGGTCGGAGTAGAACAAGTGTCTTTGTATTTGACACATGAAGGAACAGTCATATCCTTCTTTGAAGGTTCGGGAGATGAGATTGAAAAACCAATACTTGAACGTCTTGAATCTGAATCAACTATTTTACGAGAGTCTGCTGACCCGTCTATTCTGTTCCAGGCAATAATTGATGCTATAGTGGATTTGTTACACCCTATAATAGCGGCTTACCGGTCCAGACTTGCCGAGCTTGAGTTAGCGGCCATTTTAAATCCTTCAATGGCCCATACTAGAGACCTTCACTTGATAAACGCAGACTTGACAGTACTGCGGAATAGTATTACACCAGTTACCTCTTTGATCAATTCCTTACGAGATCGGGCAGGGAATAGTCGTAAAAAAAGTGATAGTGACAAAGGCActtcttctgctactgGCGTCAGTTCTTCCTGTACAACGAAGCCGTCAAGAGCATCATCCACACGAAGTGATTATAGCAAAATTTCACAAGAAGCATGTGTATACCTCGCAGACGTAGCAGATCACACACTCTCATATACACAAGACCTGGATGTGATGCGAAATAACACAAAGTCAATGATAGATCTTATTTTTAATACAATTTCAATCCAGTCGAGTGATGCAGTCAAGTTGCTATCTCTTGTTACAGTTATATTTCTTCCGTTATCATTCTTGACAGGATACTTTGGTATGAACTTTACTGGATTTGATGCACTTTCAAACGGAGTTGGTTATTATTGGGGAATAGCAGTTCCATCGTCTGCTAGCATGACCATACTACTGATGTACCCATGGGTGCGAGACAATGTTCGCAAGATACATCAGCTTATAAAGCGTTCAAGAGACCACAATAGACGCAAGAAGCAAACTAGACGGAAACAAAAGAGACGCCAAGTAACTGTTATCGAAAGTGTGTAA
- a CDS encoding AAT-domain-containing protein, producing the protein MTEGGIVGKIGLNEYGVGCCLNAIMAKGVDKNKIPIHLALRLVVSSKSAEEAIETLTKTGCASAGHIFVADSTTARGLEFSAFDYKALDLDGKNHLFHTNHYLAPHNAEEGQTEWVSDSPFRLSRIEELSKSLKPSIEGIQEAFKDEKNSPGSICRIGSSVTLFNIVMDLSAKTAAVTIGRPIDPDSKLTFSF; encoded by the coding sequence ATGACAGAGGGCGGAATAGTGGGCAAAATCGGGTTGAATGAATATGGCGTTGGCTGTTGTTTAAATGCGATAATGGCTAAAGGTGTCGACAAGAACAAGATTCCTATTCATTTGGCTCTACGGCTGGTTGTGTCGTCCAAatcagctgaagaggcCATTGAAACTCTTACAAAAACAGGATGTGCTTCAGCAGGACATATTTTTGTCGCTGACTCGACTACTGCTCGTGGTCTAGAGTTCTCTGCTTTCGATTATAAAGCTCTGGATTTGGATGGCAAGAACCATCTGTTCCATACTAACCACTACCTGGCACCTCATAATGCCGAGGAAGGGCAAACTGAGTGGGTATCTGATTCTCCGTTCAGACTGTCTCGGATCGAAGAGCTGTCGAAGTCGCTGAAACCGTCTATAGAAGGTATTCAGGAGGCTTTCAAAGACGAGAAGAACAGTCCTGGATCCATCTGTAGAATCGGTAGCTCGGTTACTCTGTTCAATATCGTCATGGATCTGTCTGCcaaaactgctgctgtgacTATAGGAAGGCCAATTGATCCTGATAGCAAGCTGACCTTCAGCTTTTAA
- the IRC3 gene encoding Irc3p (Putative RNA helicase of the DEAH/D-box family; null mutant displays increased levels of spontaneous Rad52p foci; green fluorescent protein (GFP)-fusion protein localizes to the mitochondrion; GO_component: GO:0005739 - mitochondrion [Evidence IEA,IEA]; GO_component: GO:0005739 - mitochondrion [Evidence IDA] [PMID 14562095]; GO_function: GO:0005524 - ATP binding [Evidence IEA,IEA]; GO_function: GO:0004004 - ATP-dependent RNA helicase activity [Evidence ISS] [PMID 10322435]; GO_function: GO:0003677 - DNA binding [Evidence IEA]; GO_function: GO:0004386 - helicase activity [Evidence IEA,IEA]; GO_function: GO:0016787 - hydrolase activity [Evidence IEA,IEA]; GO_function: GO:0003676 - nucleic acid binding [Evidence IEA]; GO_function: GO:0000166 - nucleotide binding [Evidence IEA]; GO_process: GO:0008150 - biological_process [Evidence ND]; GO_process: GO:0008152 - metabolic process [Evidence IEA,IEA]) encodes MIVRKAFPGSLLSSESTLTARFLSRLSAYNNLKSCSQCFVPSIYAQHGTFLRHNSTKLGRPEGLPLRDYQQECIEECLITIKKGYRRFAVSMPTGSGKTRTFYGLLEAISRGGAHSGHGKKWLILAHREELITQAYDHAKRLFPDLKTSMEMGKHTADPDADIIVASVQSISREKRLERFDGSDFSAIVIDEAHHAPAASYAKVLNHLGANNPDSEIVVAGFSATLSRMDGLALGSTFDYIAYHKDLSEMIKNGYLTDIKFTTIATDVDLTGVKKARGDFATGSLSKAVDTPALNELVYKAWKRQSGKHSLIFGVNIEHVSNLALTFRENGIDAHVVTSDTPRDLRRGLVEDFRNGHLPVLINCGIFTEGTDIPNIDTVILVRPTRSAGLLMQMIGRGLRLHPGKEVCHIIDMFGSSSNANALATVPTLAGLDPSQVRVIDKAEIANGVSRPRVVASSKDPDSVYVEDFDNLDDFLNRNGGKLNTSAISRSRLNWIPSGQNNFLLFGKEGYLRLCPDANPSKLAPKYSLIQYFENPFREDNRGAKYLRKYIFESMPDFNAAVNAAELFARQNCPYHLVAKNVPWRSQPCTINQEKAVMKLFTKVVVDGDEEGMKRAKTICKDLTKGQSANIINLASIGNKSILKDMLYPKKEKKSKADLFEFLQAGPVNKLEIKLSQN; translated from the coding sequence ATGATTGTCAGAAAAGCGTTCCCAGGATCTCTGCTATCCTCCGAATCCACTTTAACTGCTCGCTTCTTGTCTCGTCTTTCTGCTTACAATAATCTGAAATCTTGTTCTCAGTGTTTTGTTCCTAGCATTTATGCCCAACATGGCACATTTCTCCGACATAACTCTACTAAACTCGGTCGTCCCGAGGGTCTCCCACTTCGTGATTATCAACAAGAATGTATTGAAGAATGTTTGATTACTATCAAAAAAGGCTATCGTCGTTTTGCTGTTAGTATGCCTACTGGTAGTGGTAAAACAAGGACCTTTTATGGTCTTCTGGAAGCAATTTCCAGAGGTGGAGCCCATTCTGGACATGGTAAGAAGTGGTTGATCTTGGCTCATCGTGAAGAGCTTATCACCCAGGCTTATGATCATGCAAAGAGGCTGTTTCCCGATTTAAAGACTTCAATGGAAATGGGTAAACATACAGCAGAtcctgatgctgatattattGTTGCTAGTGTCCAGTCCATTTCCCGTGAAAAGCGCCTTGAGAGGTTCGACGGATCTGATTTCAGTGCTATTGTTATTGATGAGGCTCATCAcgctcctgctgctagtTATGCCAAAGTTCTCAATCATCTTGGTGCGAATAATCCTGATTCTGAGATTGTTGTAGCTGGATTTTCTGCGACCCTCTCACGCATGGATGGGTTAGCTTTAGGCTCCACTTTTGATTACATTGCTTATCACAAAGATCTCAGTGAGATGATTAAAAATGGATACCTGACCGATATCAAATTTACAACCATTGCTACTGATGTAGATCTTACTGGTGTTAAAAAGGCCAGAGGTGATTTCGCTACTGGAAGTCTTTCAAAAGCAGTCGATACTCCTGCTTTGAATGAGCTGGTTTATAAAGCATGGAAACGTCAATCTGGGAAACATTCGTTAATATTCGGTGTTAATATCGAACATGTTAGTAACTTGGCTCTGACTTTCCGGGAAAATGGTATTGATGCCCATGTCGTCACTTCCGATACCCCAAGAGATTTACGACGCGGACTGGTTGAAGATTTTCGAAATGGCCACCTGCCGGTTCTTATTAACTGTGGTATCTTTACCGAGGGCACTGATATTCCCAATATCGATACAGTCATTCTTGTGCGACCCACCAGATCGGCTGGGCTGTTGATGCAAATGATTGGTAGAGGTTTAAGACTCCACCCTGGGAAGGAAGTTTGTCATATTATCGATATGTTTGGTTCTTCGTCCAATGCCAATGCATTGGCTACTGTTCCTACCCTTGCTGGGCTTGATCCATCTCAGGTAAGAGTTATTGATAAGGCTGAGATTGCTAATGGTGTTAGCCGGCCTCGAGTTGTTGCCTCTTCCAAGGATCCTGATAGTGTCTATGTCGAGGACTTTGACAATCTTGATGATTTTCTTAACCGAAATGGTGGAAAGCTTAATACGTCAGCCATTAGTCGTAGTCGACTAAATTGGATCCCATCTGGTCAAAATAACTTTCTCCTGTTCGGCAAAGAAGGTTATCTCCGCCTTTGTCCCGATGCCAATCCGTCTAAATTAGCTCCGAAGTATTCACTTATCCAGTACTTTGAGAACCCTTTTAGAGAAGATAACCGTGGAGCGAAATACCTCCGAAAGTATATCTTCGAAAGCATGCCCGATttcaatgctgctgttaaTGCCGCTGAGTTATTTGCTAGACAAAATTGTCCATACCATCTGGTTGCCAAGAACGTTCCTTGGCGGAGTCAACCCTGTACGATCAATCAAGAAAAGGCCGTTATGAAGCTGTTTACCaaagttgttgttgatggcGATGAAGAGGGCATGAAACGTGCGAAAACAATTTGCAAAGATCTCACCAAAGGTCAAAGTGCAAATATCATAAACCTTGCATCCATTGGCAACAAATCTATTTTAAAGGATATGCTATATCccaaaaaagagaagaaaagcaaagctgatttgtttgaattTCTCCAGGCCGGTCCTGTCAACAAATTGGAGATTAAGCTTTCGCAAAATTAG
- the UBX5 gene encoding Ubx5p (UBX domain-containing protein that interacts with Cdc48p; ubiquitin regulatory X is also known as UBX; GO_component: GO:0005737 - cytoplasm [Evidence IEA,IEA]; GO_component: GO:0005737 - cytoplasm [Evidence IDA] [PMID 14562095]; GO_component: GO:0005634 - nucleus [Evidence IEA,IEA]; GO_component: GO:0005634 - nucleus [Evidence IDA] [PMID 14562095]; GO_function: GO:0003674 - molecular_function [Evidence ND]; GO_process: GO:0043161 - proteasome-mediated ubiquitin-dependent protein catabolic process [Evidence IMP] [PMID 21211725]): protein MDQDHSDEIAAFCAVTAADPESAQQYLAVADYDLDTAVTLFLEAGGPSIESQHRAASSTNVAGGAGGTGSGAASVHSPDPMDSGINNTNDEDEEAFVQRLQEEEYAQAGNGGGGTGGFGSGNDEVRERIRPVTERLVDPGFGAGFGGFGEADDFLGRMTRNLAMRGVTPRGIFNQGMPSQQIRRRQRGVFDNDEDEEDEDDDSDMEITGSNSFMEETVGSSNLTPHANRLAALFRPPFDLIQDVDLELAKNLGQEEKKWILVDIQNSREFSCQKLNRDLWSNKDVKATVKANFIFLQYSSEDSYGINYLQYYPYQGYPHIAILDPRTGERLRVWSEVPEPLQWIDDVHNFLSRYSLDPSHKNPIAKISRTKTDVQHMTEEEQIEFAVRQSLGVKSNSSSDDDFVSVHSDVMDEDSNDEIEVVEERSAVPESSGSSSRVPQAPDISESEPEDDHDLTEEDIFASILPREIQEPEADPKTTTRIQFRLADGSRIIRRFRLDDSVRTIFAFLKQNVEALSGHHFGLASDRRKLIDLVDETIQSAKLQNSVVLVEILD, encoded by the coding sequence ATGGATCAGGACCATTCTGACGAGATCGCAGCTTTCTGTGCTGTGACGGCAGCTGATCCGGAATCAGCTCAGCAGTATTTGGCAGTAGCTGATTATGATTTGGACACCGCGGTGACTTTGTTTTTAGAGGCTGGGGGGCCGTCAATTGAGTCTCAGCACAGGGCGGCCAGCTCGACAAATGTGGCTGGTGGAGCCGGTGGCACGGGTTCAGGCGCTGCATCTGTTCATTCTCCTGATCCAATGGATTCTGGTATTAATAATACcaatgacgaggatgaagaggctTTTGTTCAAAGATTACAGGAAGAAGAATACGCACAGGCTGGTAATGGTGGTGGCGGTACAGGAGGATTCGGTTCGGGCAATGATGAGGTAAGAGAGAGAATCCGTCCTGTAACGGAGAGGTTAGTGGATCCAGGATTTGGAGCTGGGTTTGGCGGATTTGGCGAGGCAGACGATTTCTTAGGACGCATGACGAGAAATTTGGCTATGAGAGGTGTTACCCCTCGAGGTATTTTTAATCAAGGAATGCCGTCTCAGCAgattcgtcgtcgtcagagAGGGGTgtttgataatgatgaagatgaagaggatgaagatgatgactcGGATATGGAGATTACAGGGTCAAACAGTTTTATGGAAGAAACAGTCGGTTCATCGAATTTGACGCCACATGCTAATAGACTTGCAGCACTGTTTCGACCACCGTTTGACCTTATTCAGGACGTTGATCTAGAATTGGCAAAGAATTTGGGTCAAGAGGAGAAAAAGTGGATTCTTGTTGATATTCAGAACTCACGAGAGTTTTCTTGTCAAAAACTGAACAGAGATCTCTGGTCAAATAAAGACGTTAAGGCCACTGTTAAAGCcaactttattttcttaCAGTATTCATCTGAGGATTCATATGGTATCAACTATTTACAGTATTATCCATATCAGGGATATCCTCATATTGCCATTCTTGATCCCAGAACTGGAGAGCGACTTAGAGTGTGGTCTGAAGTCCCCGAACCATTGCAGTGGATTGATGATGTTCATAACTTTTTGTCTCGCTATAGCTTAGACCCCTCGCACAAGAATCCTATTGCGAAGATATCTCGCACCAAAACCGATGTACAACATATGACTGAAGAGGAGCAGATCGAATTTGCTGTTAGACAGTCCTTAGGCGTGAAGAGCAATTCGTCTTCTGACGATGACTTTGTATCTGTTCATAGTGATGTCATGGACGAAGACTCGAATGACGAGATTGAAGTGGTTGAGGAGCGCTCGGCGGTGCCTGAGTCGTCTGGATCATCGTCAAGGGTACCACAAGCACCAGATATTAGTGAAAGCGAGCCCGAAGATGATCATGATCttactgaagaagatatttttgcATCCATTCTCCCGAGAGAGATCCAGGAGCCAGAAGCTGATCCAAAGACTACCACCAGAATCCAGTTTAGACTAGCTGACGGATCGAGAATAATTCGCCGGTTTCGCCTTGACGACAGCGTTAGAACAATATTTGCGTTTTTGAAACAAAATGTCGAAGCTTTGTCCGGTCACCATTTTGGACTTGCTAGCGATCGCAGAAAATTAATAGACTTGGTGGACGAGACTATACAGTCGGCAAAACTTCAGAATAGTGTAGTGTTGGTAGAGATTCTCGACTAA